A part of Oncorhynchus masou masou isolate Uvic2021 chromosome 21, UVic_Omas_1.1, whole genome shotgun sequence genomic DNA contains:
- the vcpkmt gene encoding protein-lysine methyltransferase METTL21D, whose product MAEHTLHNNNYFTRDVEKNDGSVLKIKQCFKGDVGCVVWDAAIVLSKYLETKPLYDPCSGVNMWASKNILELGAGTGVVGLMAASLGAQVTVTDLEDLQSLLQVNIQDNQELVSSGSIEAKVLKWGENVSEFLPHPHFILMADCIYYEQSVKPLVETLKHLVGPETTIICCYEQRTVGVNPKVEKQFFELLLQDFQSEEIPLNKQDPEYNSPDIRILHIRRAV is encoded by the exons ATGGCGGAGCATACGTTACACAACAATAATTATTTTACAAGAGACGTTGAGAAAAACGACGGATCTGTCTTGAAAATCAAACAGTGCTTTAAAGGAGATGTCGGTTGTGTGGTGTGGGATGCAGCAATTGTCCTGTCAAAATATTTAGAAACTAAACCGTTGTATGACCCTTGCTCGGGCGTGAACATGTGGGCTAGCAAAAACATTCTAGAGTTAGGAGCAGGAACAGGAGTTGTGGGCCTTATGGCAGCATCTTTGGG GGCTCAGGTTACTGTGACAGACCTCGAGGACCTGCAGTCTCTACTCCAAGTCAATATCCAAGACAACCAGGAACTTGTCAGCAGTGGATCAATCGAAGCCAAGGTACTAAAATG GGGTGAAAATGTGTCAGAGTTTCTACCACACCCACATTTTATCCTGATGGCGGACTGCATCTATTATGAACAG TCCGTGAAGCCACTGGTGGAAACCCTGAAGCACCTGGTTGGACCAGAGACCACCATCATATGCTGCTATGAGCAACGCACAGTGGGTGTCAACCCCAAAGTGGAGAAACAATTTTTTGAG TTGCTTCTACAAGACTTCCAGTCTGAGGAGATCCCTTTGAACAAGCAGGACCCCGAGTATAACAGTCCTGACATCCGCATCCTTCACATTCGCAGAGCTGTCTGA